One Manihot esculenta cultivar AM560-2 chromosome 6, M.esculenta_v8, whole genome shotgun sequence DNA segment encodes these proteins:
- the LOC110617400 gene encoding CCR4-NOT transcription complex subunit 10 isoform X1 gives MLDSGVPKFSPSDFLDLVMDSRDLSASQSTTAVNRDTATATVASASSSTTPTAADDDAVLSVTAALAKDAASHFHSRRYTECLAVLHQLKLKKEDDPKVIHNIAIAEYFCDGCSDTRKLLEVLNNIKKKSERHALTSGEQVDAGNKVISGSKGSGTTAHQFSPTKSETLVYMDEFDPAVATLNIAIIWFHLHEYTKALSVLEPLYHNIEPIDETTALHVCLLLLDVALACQDASKFADVLIYLEKAFGVSCVSQGDNASTAQQQSANQVAKLSAVPNSSALDASNLDLAPGGNSLENSLSKTLSLSDESLEYETMFALDISGQNLTRPSGFSSSNDLSRTQVDRSLSTIDLKLKLQLYKVQFLLLTRNLKQAKREVKLAMNIARGRDSSMALLLKSQLEYARGNHRKAIKLLMASSNRTEMGISSMFNNLGCIYYQLGKYHASSVLFSKALTSSSSLQKDKPLKLLTFSQDKSLLIMYNCGIQHLACGKPLLAARFFQKTSLIFYNLPILWLRLAECCLMALEKGLIKAGRTPSDKSEIIVHVIGKGKWRHLAIENGNSRNGYLDSTERDDLCLGSDGQPKLSLTLARQCLLNALHLLDCSDMKHLKSSLPSSISLEENESSEAGPLKNSSHKSLTGLDTKASTLFGALGQPTANGDVKEQKGATGQEMMQNSISYFEDIRRRENQMIKQALLANLAYVELELENPEKALSIAISLLELPECSRIYFFLGHVYAAEALCLLNKPKEAAEHLWIYLSGGFNVELPFSQEDLEQWRVEKTYDCEDTNGGSATAKISSPEESQGIKFLKPEEARGTLYANFAAMHAAQGELERAHHFVTQALSLIPDSPKATLTAVYVDLMFSKSQAAISKLKQCSRVKFVPSHVQLNKS, from the exons ATGCTCGATAGTGGTGTTCCAAAATTCTCGCCTTCTGATTTCTTGGATCTGGTCATGGATTCGCGAGATTTGTCTGCTTCCCAGTCCACTACCGCCGTGAATCGAGATACTGCTACTGCCACTGTTGCGTCTGCGTCATCGTCCACCACCCCCACCGCTGCTGACGACGATGCCGTTCTATCTGTTACTGCTGCTCTTGCCAAGGATGCTGCCTCGCATTTCCATTCTCGCCGTTACACAGAGTGCCTTGCTGTTTTACATCAGCTGAAGTTAAAGAAAGAAGACGATCCCAAA GTGATTCATAATATTGCTATTGCGGAGTATTTTTGTGATGGTTGTTCAGATACAAGGAAGTTGCTTGAAGTACTAAATAACATAAAG AAGAAAAGTGAGCGTCATGCTTTGACTTCTGGAGAACAGGTTGATGCTGGAAATAAAGTTATTTCGGGCTCTAAAGGAAGCGGTACAACAGCGCATCAGTTTTCGCCTACAAAGAGTGAGACTCTGGTTTACATGGATGAATTTGACCCAGCAGTTGCAACATTAAATATT gCAATTATCTGGTTTCATCTTCATGAGTATACCAAGGCATTGTCGGTTCTAGAACCTTTGTACCACAATATTGAACCTATTGATGAG ACAACTGCTCTGCATGTTTGTCTTCTGTTGCTGGATGTTGCACTTGCCTGCCAGGATGCATCAAAATTTGCT GATGTTCTGATTTATCTAGAAAAAGCTTTTGGTGTTAGCTGTGTGAGTCAAGGGGATAATGCAAGCACCGCACAGCAACAATCTGCAAATCAAGTTGCCAAGTTGTCTGCTGTTCCGAACTCATCGGCTTTGGACGCTTCTAATTTGGATTTGGCACCTGGTGGGAATTCTTTGGAAAATTCTTTGTCGAAAACTTTATCATTATCAGACGAGTCACTCGAGTATGAAACCATGTTTGCACTGGACATAAGTGGACAGAACCTGACACGGCCATCTGGTTTCTCATCTTCAAATGATCTTTCCAGGACCCAAGTTGATAGGTCTTTGTCTACCATTGATCTGAAGCTTAAGTTGCAGCTTTACAAGGTCCAATTTCTACTTCTCACAAGGAATTTAAAACAAGCAAAGCGTGAAGTCAAGCTTGCTATGAACATTGCACGCGGGAGAGACTCGTCAATGGCTCTCCTCTTGAAGTCTCAACTTGAATATGCTCGTGGGAATCATCGTAAAGCCATCAAATTGTTGATGGCATCAAGTAATCGAACAGAGATGGGGATTTCAAGCATGTTCAACAACCTTGGTTGCATTTATTATCAGCTTGGGAAATACCATGCATCATCTGTCCTCTTTTCCAAGGCACTAACTAGTAGTTCATCTCTTCAGAAGGACAAGCCTCTGAAACTGTTAACCTTTTCACAAGATAAATCTCTCCTTATTATGTACAATTGTGGGATACAACACTTGGCTTGTGGGAAACCCTTGTTGGCTGCTCGCTTTTTCCAGAAaacaagtttaattttttataacctTCCTATCTTGTGGCTCCGGCTTGCTGAGTGTTGTCTGATGGCTTTAGAAAAGGGACTTATAAAAGCTGGTCGAACTCCATCAGACAAATCAGAAATTATAGTTCATGTTATTGGCAAGGGAAAATGGAGGCATCTTGCAATAGAAAACGGAAATTCAAGAAATGGATATTTGGATTCAACTGAAAGGGATGACTTGTGTTTGGGTAGTGATGGCCAACCCAAGCTCTCTTTGACCCTTGCCCGGCAGTGTCTTCTAAATGCTCTACATTTGTTGGACTGTTCTGATATGAAACATTTGAAGTCCAGTTTGCCTTCCAGTATCTCCTTGGAAGAAAATGAATCCAGTGAAGCAGGACCTCTCAAGAACTCAAGCCACAAGAGTTTGACTGGCCTAGATACCAAAGCATCAACTTTATTTGGGGCCTTAGGTCAGCCTACTGCAAATGGGGATGTGAAAGAGCAGAAGGGAGCGACAGGTCAGGAAATGATGCAGAATTCCATCTCTTACTTTGAAGATATTCGTAGGAGAGAGAATCAGATGATTAAGCAAGCTCTTCTCGCTAACTTGGCTTACGTAGAGTTGGAGCTAGAAAATCCCGAAAAGGCCTTGTCCATTGCAATTTCTCTCTTGGAACTCCCAGAATGctcaagaatttatttttttcttggtCATGTATATGCAGCTGAGGCCCTGTGCTTGCTGAACAAACCTAAGGAAGCTGCTGAGCACTTGTGGATTTATTTGTCTGGAGGATTTAATGTTGAGTTGCCCTTCAGCCAGGAGGACTTGGAGCAATGGCGAGTAGAGAAAACTTACGATTGTGAAGATACTAATGGAGGATCAGCCACTGCCAAGATTTCTTCCCCTGAGGAATCACAAGGTATCAAGTTCCTCAAACCAGAAGAGGCGCGAGGTACTCTTTATGCCAATTTTGCAGCCATGCATGCAGCGCAAGGTGAGCTTGAGCGTGCCCACCATTTTGTGACCCAAGCATTATCCCTTATACCAGACAGTCCAAAGGCCACTTTGACAGCCGTTTATGTGGATCTTATGTTCAGTAAGTCACAAGCAGCTATTTCCAAGTTAAAACAGTGTAGTCGGGTCAAGTTCGTTCCAAGCCATGTACAATTGAATAAATCTTGA
- the LOC110617400 gene encoding CCR4-NOT transcription complex subunit 10 isoform X2, with product MLDSGVPKFSPSDFLDLVMDSRDLSASQSTTAVNRDTATATVASASSSTTPTAADDDAVLSVTAALAKDAASHFHSRRYTECLAVLHQLKLKKEDDPKVIHNIAIAEYFCDGCSDTRKLLEVLNNIKKSERHALTSGEQVDAGNKVISGSKGSGTTAHQFSPTKSETLVYMDEFDPAVATLNIAIIWFHLHEYTKALSVLEPLYHNIEPIDETTALHVCLLLLDVALACQDASKFADVLIYLEKAFGVSCVSQGDNASTAQQQSANQVAKLSAVPNSSALDASNLDLAPGGNSLENSLSKTLSLSDESLEYETMFALDISGQNLTRPSGFSSSNDLSRTQVDRSLSTIDLKLKLQLYKVQFLLLTRNLKQAKREVKLAMNIARGRDSSMALLLKSQLEYARGNHRKAIKLLMASSNRTEMGISSMFNNLGCIYYQLGKYHASSVLFSKALTSSSSLQKDKPLKLLTFSQDKSLLIMYNCGIQHLACGKPLLAARFFQKTSLIFYNLPILWLRLAECCLMALEKGLIKAGRTPSDKSEIIVHVIGKGKWRHLAIENGNSRNGYLDSTERDDLCLGSDGQPKLSLTLARQCLLNALHLLDCSDMKHLKSSLPSSISLEENESSEAGPLKNSSHKSLTGLDTKASTLFGALGQPTANGDVKEQKGATGQEMMQNSISYFEDIRRRENQMIKQALLANLAYVELELENPEKALSIAISLLELPECSRIYFFLGHVYAAEALCLLNKPKEAAEHLWIYLSGGFNVELPFSQEDLEQWRVEKTYDCEDTNGGSATAKISSPEESQGIKFLKPEEARGTLYANFAAMHAAQGELERAHHFVTQALSLIPDSPKATLTAVYVDLMFSKSQAAISKLKQCSRVKFVPSHVQLNKS from the exons ATGCTCGATAGTGGTGTTCCAAAATTCTCGCCTTCTGATTTCTTGGATCTGGTCATGGATTCGCGAGATTTGTCTGCTTCCCAGTCCACTACCGCCGTGAATCGAGATACTGCTACTGCCACTGTTGCGTCTGCGTCATCGTCCACCACCCCCACCGCTGCTGACGACGATGCCGTTCTATCTGTTACTGCTGCTCTTGCCAAGGATGCTGCCTCGCATTTCCATTCTCGCCGTTACACAGAGTGCCTTGCTGTTTTACATCAGCTGAAGTTAAAGAAAGAAGACGATCCCAAA GTGATTCATAATATTGCTATTGCGGAGTATTTTTGTGATGGTTGTTCAGATACAAGGAAGTTGCTTGAAGTACTAAATAACATAAAG AAAAGTGAGCGTCATGCTTTGACTTCTGGAGAACAGGTTGATGCTGGAAATAAAGTTATTTCGGGCTCTAAAGGAAGCGGTACAACAGCGCATCAGTTTTCGCCTACAAAGAGTGAGACTCTGGTTTACATGGATGAATTTGACCCAGCAGTTGCAACATTAAATATT gCAATTATCTGGTTTCATCTTCATGAGTATACCAAGGCATTGTCGGTTCTAGAACCTTTGTACCACAATATTGAACCTATTGATGAG ACAACTGCTCTGCATGTTTGTCTTCTGTTGCTGGATGTTGCACTTGCCTGCCAGGATGCATCAAAATTTGCT GATGTTCTGATTTATCTAGAAAAAGCTTTTGGTGTTAGCTGTGTGAGTCAAGGGGATAATGCAAGCACCGCACAGCAACAATCTGCAAATCAAGTTGCCAAGTTGTCTGCTGTTCCGAACTCATCGGCTTTGGACGCTTCTAATTTGGATTTGGCACCTGGTGGGAATTCTTTGGAAAATTCTTTGTCGAAAACTTTATCATTATCAGACGAGTCACTCGAGTATGAAACCATGTTTGCACTGGACATAAGTGGACAGAACCTGACACGGCCATCTGGTTTCTCATCTTCAAATGATCTTTCCAGGACCCAAGTTGATAGGTCTTTGTCTACCATTGATCTGAAGCTTAAGTTGCAGCTTTACAAGGTCCAATTTCTACTTCTCACAAGGAATTTAAAACAAGCAAAGCGTGAAGTCAAGCTTGCTATGAACATTGCACGCGGGAGAGACTCGTCAATGGCTCTCCTCTTGAAGTCTCAACTTGAATATGCTCGTGGGAATCATCGTAAAGCCATCAAATTGTTGATGGCATCAAGTAATCGAACAGAGATGGGGATTTCAAGCATGTTCAACAACCTTGGTTGCATTTATTATCAGCTTGGGAAATACCATGCATCATCTGTCCTCTTTTCCAAGGCACTAACTAGTAGTTCATCTCTTCAGAAGGACAAGCCTCTGAAACTGTTAACCTTTTCACAAGATAAATCTCTCCTTATTATGTACAATTGTGGGATACAACACTTGGCTTGTGGGAAACCCTTGTTGGCTGCTCGCTTTTTCCAGAAaacaagtttaattttttataacctTCCTATCTTGTGGCTCCGGCTTGCTGAGTGTTGTCTGATGGCTTTAGAAAAGGGACTTATAAAAGCTGGTCGAACTCCATCAGACAAATCAGAAATTATAGTTCATGTTATTGGCAAGGGAAAATGGAGGCATCTTGCAATAGAAAACGGAAATTCAAGAAATGGATATTTGGATTCAACTGAAAGGGATGACTTGTGTTTGGGTAGTGATGGCCAACCCAAGCTCTCTTTGACCCTTGCCCGGCAGTGTCTTCTAAATGCTCTACATTTGTTGGACTGTTCTGATATGAAACATTTGAAGTCCAGTTTGCCTTCCAGTATCTCCTTGGAAGAAAATGAATCCAGTGAAGCAGGACCTCTCAAGAACTCAAGCCACAAGAGTTTGACTGGCCTAGATACCAAAGCATCAACTTTATTTGGGGCCTTAGGTCAGCCTACTGCAAATGGGGATGTGAAAGAGCAGAAGGGAGCGACAGGTCAGGAAATGATGCAGAATTCCATCTCTTACTTTGAAGATATTCGTAGGAGAGAGAATCAGATGATTAAGCAAGCTCTTCTCGCTAACTTGGCTTACGTAGAGTTGGAGCTAGAAAATCCCGAAAAGGCCTTGTCCATTGCAATTTCTCTCTTGGAACTCCCAGAATGctcaagaatttatttttttcttggtCATGTATATGCAGCTGAGGCCCTGTGCTTGCTGAACAAACCTAAGGAAGCTGCTGAGCACTTGTGGATTTATTTGTCTGGAGGATTTAATGTTGAGTTGCCCTTCAGCCAGGAGGACTTGGAGCAATGGCGAGTAGAGAAAACTTACGATTGTGAAGATACTAATGGAGGATCAGCCACTGCCAAGATTTCTTCCCCTGAGGAATCACAAGGTATCAAGTTCCTCAAACCAGAAGAGGCGCGAGGTACTCTTTATGCCAATTTTGCAGCCATGCATGCAGCGCAAGGTGAGCTTGAGCGTGCCCACCATTTTGTGACCCAAGCATTATCCCTTATACCAGACAGTCCAAAGGCCACTTTGACAGCCGTTTATGTGGATCTTATGTTCAGTAAGTCACAAGCAGCTATTTCCAAGTTAAAACAGTGTAGTCGGGTCAAGTTCGTTCCAAGCCATGTACAATTGAATAAATCTTGA